From the genome of Denticeps clupeoides chromosome 4, fDenClu1.1, whole genome shotgun sequence, one region includes:
- the lrrcc1 gene encoding leucine-rich repeat and coiled-coil domain-containing protein 1 isoform X4, giving the protein MADSELCLLDQDISSISQVPLDAGVTSLNLHCNRVSHIDGLATARHLRHLDLSSNRISRIAGLEALSSLRTLNLSCNSISRVEGLKGLVNLTRLNLSYNKICDLTGFLYLHGSEYKLKHVHLQCNQLDNMNHVLQCMLGLQSLRDVTLGADGAHNPVCALPAYRELVLQSLPQISILDAVDRWGNPAPQGQDGPTDIPGLEDFLELLLSSDASVGADRMESDAPPRINKVPTPVREKSCSGRKTGTPERPQPGQLASLSRNHSNKLNRKKADGADTSTVTSPSCPTPRKAKRDTDLTSESDWDSGKENRRSRVHGRLKSPGKKAAEAGGARSSHSDGAAQKRRSAKPLTEFRKKTSVQPKPSLKAAGDEAQEETYRAIVEERDQERERRWKAEQAVRRLTDGMKSLQARVSEEKDLQSMALHTTDRLKEVLLKERSERLRLQTRVQELEERCSVCAEQLEQARGREDQHKRALRSLEDSASQRESTRALQQAEQMKRTQELENRAAALKREVEILRASDRQRAEKHSQLQELLVSREQDHRKELERRPLPGGAEFREAVAREAELLEQRSAEKEAAAQEKLAEARQRYAALEDEFREALVVEAARFSEVKAGFDRAAAELTRARQSASLVQELTAMVKEQKSRIDELVRAKRSTVAGLRARVRSLEVRAEDDRKLDLQVELLKKDKSRLLSQVTAQESIIDGLRGERKLWGQELARQGASLAQDRGRLESRVEILTAELETQKKQNERDIDTLRIKAKIVEDQTETIRKLKEALLERDERIRRQEEERQQAERHFQLRLQEETAPLAGLPQRVQQLQQQLEDKEAELDELRDTYRASSKKWQDKANLLTVLESQVRSMKEGFDQKEKSLQEERDRASHAHRAAVEKLHSADDAFRRQLESLQASHRAQLLRVASDKQKQTEAASRKVAQVEEEMRQLLEETEFNKRTMEDKMRRLASMLKDF; this is encoded by the exons ATGGCGGACAGCGAGCTGTGTCTGCTGGACCAGGACATATCGAG CATCTCTCAGGTTCCTCTGGACGCCGGCGTCACGTCCCTGAACCTCCACTGTAACCGCGTGTCCCACATCGACGGCCTGGCGACAGCGCGACACCTGCGACACCTGGACCTGTCGTCCAACCGCATCTCTCGGATCGCGGGACTCGAGGCTCTGTCCTCGCTGAGGACGCTCAACTTGTCCTGCAACTCGATCTCCAGAGTTGAAG GTCTCAAAGGACTTGTGAACCTCACCAGGCTCAACTTGTCCTATAATAAGATATGTGACCTTACAG GATTCCTGTATCTTCATGGGTCGGAGTACAAGCTGAAGCACGTTCATCTCCAGTGCAACCAGCTGGACAACATGAACCATGTGCTGCAATGCATGCTGGGCCTGCAGAGTCTGAGGGATGTTACTCTTGGTGCAGACGGCGCTCACAATCCAGTCTGCGCTCTCCCAG CCTACAGGGAGCTGGTTCTGCAGTCGCTTCCCCAGATCTCCATCCTGGATGCCGTCGATCGGTGGGGTAACCCAGCTCCGCAAGGGCAGGACGGTCCCACCGACATTCCCGGTCTGGAAGACTTCCTGGAGCTTCTGCTGTCATCAGACGCCAGCGTCGGTGCAGACAGG ATGGAATCGGATGCTCCTCCACGGATCAACAAGGTCCCGACCCCCGTCCGAGAGAAGAGCTGCAGCGGGAGAAAGACGGGGACACCGGAGCGGCCACAGCCTGGGCAGCTGGCCTCACTCTCCAGAAACCATAGCAACAAGCTGAACAGGAAGAAG GCTGATGGTGCCGACACCTCCACTGTCACCTCCCCCTCGTGTCCCACGCCACGGAAGGCAAAGAGGGACACGGATCTCACGTCGGAGAGCGACTGGGACAGCGGGAAGGAAAACCGCCGCTCCCGGGTTCACGGGCGTCTCAAGAGTCCGGGGAAGAAAGCAGCCGAAGCAGGTGGAGCGAGATCTTCCCACAG CGACGGAGCTGCACAGAAGCGGAGATCCGCCAAGCCCCTCACTGAGTTCAGAAAGAAGACGAGCGTCCAGCCAAAACCAAGCCTGAAAGCTGCTGGAGACGAAGCGCAGGAGGAAACGTACAGG GCGATCGTGGAGGAACGTGACCAGGAGAGGGAACGTCGCTGGAAAGCCGAGCAGGCAGTGAGGAGGCTGACGGACGGGATGAAGAGTCTGCAGGCCCGTGTCAGCGAGGAGAAGGATCTCCAGAGCATGGCTCTGCACACCACAGACCG GCTGAAGGAGGTCCTGCTGAAGGAGCGGTCGGAGCGGCTGCGCCTGCAGACGCGCgtgcaggagctggaggagaggtGCAGCGTCTGCGCGGAGCAGCTAGAACAGGCGCGTGGCCGGGAGGACCAACACAAGAGGGCGCTGCGCAGCCTGGAGGACAGCGCGTCTCAGAGAGAGTCCACCAGGGCCCTGCAGCAGGCTGAACAG ATGAAACGGACTCAGGAGCTGGAGAACAGGGCCGCCGCGCTGAAACGAGAGGTGGAGATCCTCCGGGCGTCGGATCGGCAGCGCGCGGAGAAGCACAGtcagctgcaggagctgctggtgTCCCGAGAGCAGGACCACAG gaaggagctggagcggcGGCCGCTCCCGGGCGGCGCCGAGTTTCGGGAGGCGGTGGCGAGGGAGGCGGAGCTGCTGGAGCAGAGGTCCGCTGAGAAGGAGGCCGCCGCGCAGGAGAAGCTGGCGGAGGCGCGGCAGCGGTACGCCGCGCTGGAGGACGAGTTCCGCGAGGCGCTCGTGGTGGAGGCGGCGCGCTTCTCAGAG GTGAAGGCCGGCTTCGACCGGGCCGCGGCGGAGCTGACGCGGGCGCGGCAGTCCGCGTCGCTGGTGCAGGAGCTCACCGCCATGGTGAAGGAGCAGAAGAGCCGCATCGACGAGCTCGTCAGAGCCAAGCGCTCCACCGTCGCCGGGCTCAGG GCGCGAGTTCGGTCCCTCGAGGTTCGGGCGGAGGACGACCGGAAGCTCGACCTGCaggtggagctgctgaagaaggACAAGTCCAGACTGCTGTCCCAGGTCACCGCTCAGGAGTCCATCATCGACGGCCTCCGCGGCGAGAGGAAGCTGTGGGGTCAGGAGCTGGCACGGCAAG GGGCGTCTCTGGCTCAGGACCGGGGTCGTCTGGAGTCCCGGGTCGAGATCCTGACCGCCGAACTGGAGACGCAGAAGAAGCAGAACGAGCGCGACATCGACACGCTTCGGATCAAAGCCAAGATTGTGGAGGATCAGACGGAGACCATCCGCAAGCTGAAAGAG GCGCTGCTGGAGCGGGACGAGCGGATCCgcaggcaggaggaggagcggcaGCAGGCCGAGCGGCACTTCCAGCTGCGGCTGCAGGAGGAGACGGCGCCGCTGGCTGGCCTGCCGCAGCGCGtgcagcagcttcagcagcagctggaggacaaGGAGGCGGAGCTGGACGAGCTCAGGGACACCTACAG GGCCTCCAGTAAGAAATGGCAGGACAAGGCGAACCTGCTGACCGTGCTGGAGAGCCAGGTGAGGAGCATGAAGGAGGGCTTTGACCAGAAGGAGAAGTCCCTGCAGGAGGAGAGAGACCGAGCTTCGCACGCGCACAG GGCGGCCGTGGAGAAGCTGCACTCGGCCGACGACGCCTTCCGCAGGCAGCTGGAGTCCCTGCAGGCCTCGCATCGAGCCCAGCTGCTGCGGGTGGCCAGCGACAAGCAGAAGCAGACGGAGGCGGCCAGTCGCAAG GTGGcccaggtggaggaggagatgcgGCAGCTTCTCGAGGAGACCGAGTTCAACAAGAGGACGATGGAGGACAAAATGAGGCGTCTCGCCAGCATGCTGAAGGACTTCTGA
- the lrrcc1 gene encoding leucine-rich repeat and coiled-coil domain-containing protein 1 isoform X2, which produces MADSELCLLDQDISSISQVPLDAGVTSLNLHCNRVSHIDGLATARHLRHLDLSSNRISRIAGLEALSSLRTLNLSCNSISRVEGFLYLHGSEYKLKHVHLQCNQLDNMNHVLQCMLGLQSLRDVTLGADGAHNPVCALPAYRELVLQSLPQISILDAVDRWGNPAPQGQDGPTDIPGLEDFLELLLSSDASVGADRMESDAPPRINKVPTPVREKSCSGRKTGTPERPQPGQLASLSRNHSNKLNRKKVEQQASRDLLMVPISFPPVNARSSSRPQADGADTSTVTSPSCPTPRKAKRDTDLTSESDWDSGKENRRSRVHGRLKSPGKKAAEAGGARSSHSDGAAQKRRSAKPLTEFRKKTSVQPKPSLKAAGDEAQEETYRAIVEERDQERERRWKAEQAVRRLTDGMKSLQARVSEEKDLQSMALHTTDRLKEVLLKERSERLRLQTRVQELEERCSVCAEQLEQARGREDQHKRALRSLEDSASQRESTRALQQAEQMKRTQELENRAAALKREVEILRASDRQRAEKHSQLQELLVSREQDHRKELERRPLPGGAEFREAVAREAELLEQRSAEKEAAAQEKLAEARQRYAALEDEFREALVVEAARFSEVKAGFDRAAAELTRARQSASLVQELTAMVKEQKSRIDELVRAKRSTVAGLRARVRSLEVRAEDDRKLDLQVELLKKDKSRLLSQVTAQESIIDGLRGERKLWGQELARQGASLAQDRGRLESRVEILTAELETQKKQNERDIDTLRIKAKIVEDQTETIRKLKEALLERDERIRRQEEERQQAERHFQLRLQEETAPLAGLPQRVQQLQQQLEDKEAELDELRDTYRASSKKWQDKANLLTVLESQVRSMKEGFDQKEKSLQEERDRASHAHRAAVEKLHSADDAFRRQLESLQASHRAQLLRVASDKQKQTEAASRKVAQVEEEMRQLLEETEFNKRTMEDKMRRLASMLKDF; this is translated from the exons ATGGCGGACAGCGAGCTGTGTCTGCTGGACCAGGACATATCGAG CATCTCTCAGGTTCCTCTGGACGCCGGCGTCACGTCCCTGAACCTCCACTGTAACCGCGTGTCCCACATCGACGGCCTGGCGACAGCGCGACACCTGCGACACCTGGACCTGTCGTCCAACCGCATCTCTCGGATCGCGGGACTCGAGGCTCTGTCCTCGCTGAGGACGCTCAACTTGTCCTGCAACTCGATCTCCAGAGTTGAAG GATTCCTGTATCTTCATGGGTCGGAGTACAAGCTGAAGCACGTTCATCTCCAGTGCAACCAGCTGGACAACATGAACCATGTGCTGCAATGCATGCTGGGCCTGCAGAGTCTGAGGGATGTTACTCTTGGTGCAGACGGCGCTCACAATCCAGTCTGCGCTCTCCCAG CCTACAGGGAGCTGGTTCTGCAGTCGCTTCCCCAGATCTCCATCCTGGATGCCGTCGATCGGTGGGGTAACCCAGCTCCGCAAGGGCAGGACGGTCCCACCGACATTCCCGGTCTGGAAGACTTCCTGGAGCTTCTGCTGTCATCAGACGCCAGCGTCGGTGCAGACAGG ATGGAATCGGATGCTCCTCCACGGATCAACAAGGTCCCGACCCCCGTCCGAGAGAAGAGCTGCAGCGGGAGAAAGACGGGGACACCGGAGCGGCCACAGCCTGGGCAGCTGGCCTCACTCTCCAGAAACCATAGCAACAAGCTGAACAGGAAGAAGGTGGAGCAGCAGGCGAGTCGCGACCTTCTCATGGTGCCCATCTCTTTTCCGCCCGTAAATGCACGTTCCTCATCGCGTCCTCAGGCTGATGGTGCCGACACCTCCACTGTCACCTCCCCCTCGTGTCCCACGCCACGGAAGGCAAAGAGGGACACGGATCTCACGTCGGAGAGCGACTGGGACAGCGGGAAGGAAAACCGCCGCTCCCGGGTTCACGGGCGTCTCAAGAGTCCGGGGAAGAAAGCAGCCGAAGCAGGTGGAGCGAGATCTTCCCACAG CGACGGAGCTGCACAGAAGCGGAGATCCGCCAAGCCCCTCACTGAGTTCAGAAAGAAGACGAGCGTCCAGCCAAAACCAAGCCTGAAAGCTGCTGGAGACGAAGCGCAGGAGGAAACGTACAGG GCGATCGTGGAGGAACGTGACCAGGAGAGGGAACGTCGCTGGAAAGCCGAGCAGGCAGTGAGGAGGCTGACGGACGGGATGAAGAGTCTGCAGGCCCGTGTCAGCGAGGAGAAGGATCTCCAGAGCATGGCTCTGCACACCACAGACCG GCTGAAGGAGGTCCTGCTGAAGGAGCGGTCGGAGCGGCTGCGCCTGCAGACGCGCgtgcaggagctggaggagaggtGCAGCGTCTGCGCGGAGCAGCTAGAACAGGCGCGTGGCCGGGAGGACCAACACAAGAGGGCGCTGCGCAGCCTGGAGGACAGCGCGTCTCAGAGAGAGTCCACCAGGGCCCTGCAGCAGGCTGAACAG ATGAAACGGACTCAGGAGCTGGAGAACAGGGCCGCCGCGCTGAAACGAGAGGTGGAGATCCTCCGGGCGTCGGATCGGCAGCGCGCGGAGAAGCACAGtcagctgcaggagctgctggtgTCCCGAGAGCAGGACCACAG gaaggagctggagcggcGGCCGCTCCCGGGCGGCGCCGAGTTTCGGGAGGCGGTGGCGAGGGAGGCGGAGCTGCTGGAGCAGAGGTCCGCTGAGAAGGAGGCCGCCGCGCAGGAGAAGCTGGCGGAGGCGCGGCAGCGGTACGCCGCGCTGGAGGACGAGTTCCGCGAGGCGCTCGTGGTGGAGGCGGCGCGCTTCTCAGAG GTGAAGGCCGGCTTCGACCGGGCCGCGGCGGAGCTGACGCGGGCGCGGCAGTCCGCGTCGCTGGTGCAGGAGCTCACCGCCATGGTGAAGGAGCAGAAGAGCCGCATCGACGAGCTCGTCAGAGCCAAGCGCTCCACCGTCGCCGGGCTCAGG GCGCGAGTTCGGTCCCTCGAGGTTCGGGCGGAGGACGACCGGAAGCTCGACCTGCaggtggagctgctgaagaaggACAAGTCCAGACTGCTGTCCCAGGTCACCGCTCAGGAGTCCATCATCGACGGCCTCCGCGGCGAGAGGAAGCTGTGGGGTCAGGAGCTGGCACGGCAAG GGGCGTCTCTGGCTCAGGACCGGGGTCGTCTGGAGTCCCGGGTCGAGATCCTGACCGCCGAACTGGAGACGCAGAAGAAGCAGAACGAGCGCGACATCGACACGCTTCGGATCAAAGCCAAGATTGTGGAGGATCAGACGGAGACCATCCGCAAGCTGAAAGAG GCGCTGCTGGAGCGGGACGAGCGGATCCgcaggcaggaggaggagcggcaGCAGGCCGAGCGGCACTTCCAGCTGCGGCTGCAGGAGGAGACGGCGCCGCTGGCTGGCCTGCCGCAGCGCGtgcagcagcttcagcagcagctggaggacaaGGAGGCGGAGCTGGACGAGCTCAGGGACACCTACAG GGCCTCCAGTAAGAAATGGCAGGACAAGGCGAACCTGCTGACCGTGCTGGAGAGCCAGGTGAGGAGCATGAAGGAGGGCTTTGACCAGAAGGAGAAGTCCCTGCAGGAGGAGAGAGACCGAGCTTCGCACGCGCACAG GGCGGCCGTGGAGAAGCTGCACTCGGCCGACGACGCCTTCCGCAGGCAGCTGGAGTCCCTGCAGGCCTCGCATCGAGCCCAGCTGCTGCGGGTGGCCAGCGACAAGCAGAAGCAGACGGAGGCGGCCAGTCGCAAG GTGGcccaggtggaggaggagatgcgGCAGCTTCTCGAGGAGACCGAGTTCAACAAGAGGACGATGGAGGACAAAATGAGGCGTCTCGCCAGCATGCTGAAGGACTTCTGA
- the lrrcc1 gene encoding leucine-rich repeat and coiled-coil domain-containing protein 1 isoform X3, which yields MADSELCLLDQDISSISQVPLDAGVTSLNLHCNRVSHIDGLATARHLRHLDLSSNRISRIAGLEALSSLRTLNLSCNSISRVEGLKGLVNLTRLNLSYNKICDLTGFLYLHGSEYKLKHVHLQCNQLDNMNHVLQCMLGLQSLRDVTLGADGAHNPVCALPAYRELVLQSLPQISILDAVDRWGNPAPQGQDGPTDIPGLEDFLELLLSSDASVGADRMESDAPPRINKVPTPVREKSCSGRKTGTPERPQPGQLASLSRNHSNKLNRKKVEQQADGADTSTVTSPSCPTPRKAKRDTDLTSESDWDSGKENRRSRVHGRLKSPGKKAAEAGGARSSHSDGAAQKRRSAKPLTEFRKKTSVQPKPSLKAAGDEAQEETYRAIVEERDQERERRWKAEQAVRRLTDGMKSLQARVSEEKDLQSMALHTTDRLKEVLLKERSERLRLQTRVQELEERCSVCAEQLEQARGREDQHKRALRSLEDSASQRESTRALQQAEQMKRTQELENRAAALKREVEILRASDRQRAEKHSQLQELLVSREQDHRKELERRPLPGGAEFREAVAREAELLEQRSAEKEAAAQEKLAEARQRYAALEDEFREALVVEAARFSEVKAGFDRAAAELTRARQSASLVQELTAMVKEQKSRIDELVRAKRSTVAGLRARVRSLEVRAEDDRKLDLQVELLKKDKSRLLSQVTAQESIIDGLRGERKLWGQELARQGASLAQDRGRLESRVEILTAELETQKKQNERDIDTLRIKAKIVEDQTETIRKLKEALLERDERIRRQEEERQQAERHFQLRLQEETAPLAGLPQRVQQLQQQLEDKEAELDELRDTYRASSKKWQDKANLLTVLESQVRSMKEGFDQKEKSLQEERDRASHAHRAAVEKLHSADDAFRRQLESLQASHRAQLLRVASDKQKQTEAASRKVAQVEEEMRQLLEETEFNKRTMEDKMRRLASMLKDF from the exons ATGGCGGACAGCGAGCTGTGTCTGCTGGACCAGGACATATCGAG CATCTCTCAGGTTCCTCTGGACGCCGGCGTCACGTCCCTGAACCTCCACTGTAACCGCGTGTCCCACATCGACGGCCTGGCGACAGCGCGACACCTGCGACACCTGGACCTGTCGTCCAACCGCATCTCTCGGATCGCGGGACTCGAGGCTCTGTCCTCGCTGAGGACGCTCAACTTGTCCTGCAACTCGATCTCCAGAGTTGAAG GTCTCAAAGGACTTGTGAACCTCACCAGGCTCAACTTGTCCTATAATAAGATATGTGACCTTACAG GATTCCTGTATCTTCATGGGTCGGAGTACAAGCTGAAGCACGTTCATCTCCAGTGCAACCAGCTGGACAACATGAACCATGTGCTGCAATGCATGCTGGGCCTGCAGAGTCTGAGGGATGTTACTCTTGGTGCAGACGGCGCTCACAATCCAGTCTGCGCTCTCCCAG CCTACAGGGAGCTGGTTCTGCAGTCGCTTCCCCAGATCTCCATCCTGGATGCCGTCGATCGGTGGGGTAACCCAGCTCCGCAAGGGCAGGACGGTCCCACCGACATTCCCGGTCTGGAAGACTTCCTGGAGCTTCTGCTGTCATCAGACGCCAGCGTCGGTGCAGACAGG ATGGAATCGGATGCTCCTCCACGGATCAACAAGGTCCCGACCCCCGTCCGAGAGAAGAGCTGCAGCGGGAGAAAGACGGGGACACCGGAGCGGCCACAGCCTGGGCAGCTGGCCTCACTCTCCAGAAACCATAGCAACAAGCTGAACAGGAAGAAGGTGGAGCAGCAG GCTGATGGTGCCGACACCTCCACTGTCACCTCCCCCTCGTGTCCCACGCCACGGAAGGCAAAGAGGGACACGGATCTCACGTCGGAGAGCGACTGGGACAGCGGGAAGGAAAACCGCCGCTCCCGGGTTCACGGGCGTCTCAAGAGTCCGGGGAAGAAAGCAGCCGAAGCAGGTGGAGCGAGATCTTCCCACAG CGACGGAGCTGCACAGAAGCGGAGATCCGCCAAGCCCCTCACTGAGTTCAGAAAGAAGACGAGCGTCCAGCCAAAACCAAGCCTGAAAGCTGCTGGAGACGAAGCGCAGGAGGAAACGTACAGG GCGATCGTGGAGGAACGTGACCAGGAGAGGGAACGTCGCTGGAAAGCCGAGCAGGCAGTGAGGAGGCTGACGGACGGGATGAAGAGTCTGCAGGCCCGTGTCAGCGAGGAGAAGGATCTCCAGAGCATGGCTCTGCACACCACAGACCG GCTGAAGGAGGTCCTGCTGAAGGAGCGGTCGGAGCGGCTGCGCCTGCAGACGCGCgtgcaggagctggaggagaggtGCAGCGTCTGCGCGGAGCAGCTAGAACAGGCGCGTGGCCGGGAGGACCAACACAAGAGGGCGCTGCGCAGCCTGGAGGACAGCGCGTCTCAGAGAGAGTCCACCAGGGCCCTGCAGCAGGCTGAACAG ATGAAACGGACTCAGGAGCTGGAGAACAGGGCCGCCGCGCTGAAACGAGAGGTGGAGATCCTCCGGGCGTCGGATCGGCAGCGCGCGGAGAAGCACAGtcagctgcaggagctgctggtgTCCCGAGAGCAGGACCACAG gaaggagctggagcggcGGCCGCTCCCGGGCGGCGCCGAGTTTCGGGAGGCGGTGGCGAGGGAGGCGGAGCTGCTGGAGCAGAGGTCCGCTGAGAAGGAGGCCGCCGCGCAGGAGAAGCTGGCGGAGGCGCGGCAGCGGTACGCCGCGCTGGAGGACGAGTTCCGCGAGGCGCTCGTGGTGGAGGCGGCGCGCTTCTCAGAG GTGAAGGCCGGCTTCGACCGGGCCGCGGCGGAGCTGACGCGGGCGCGGCAGTCCGCGTCGCTGGTGCAGGAGCTCACCGCCATGGTGAAGGAGCAGAAGAGCCGCATCGACGAGCTCGTCAGAGCCAAGCGCTCCACCGTCGCCGGGCTCAGG GCGCGAGTTCGGTCCCTCGAGGTTCGGGCGGAGGACGACCGGAAGCTCGACCTGCaggtggagctgctgaagaaggACAAGTCCAGACTGCTGTCCCAGGTCACCGCTCAGGAGTCCATCATCGACGGCCTCCGCGGCGAGAGGAAGCTGTGGGGTCAGGAGCTGGCACGGCAAG GGGCGTCTCTGGCTCAGGACCGGGGTCGTCTGGAGTCCCGGGTCGAGATCCTGACCGCCGAACTGGAGACGCAGAAGAAGCAGAACGAGCGCGACATCGACACGCTTCGGATCAAAGCCAAGATTGTGGAGGATCAGACGGAGACCATCCGCAAGCTGAAAGAG GCGCTGCTGGAGCGGGACGAGCGGATCCgcaggcaggaggaggagcggcaGCAGGCCGAGCGGCACTTCCAGCTGCGGCTGCAGGAGGAGACGGCGCCGCTGGCTGGCCTGCCGCAGCGCGtgcagcagcttcagcagcagctggaggacaaGGAGGCGGAGCTGGACGAGCTCAGGGACACCTACAG GGCCTCCAGTAAGAAATGGCAGGACAAGGCGAACCTGCTGACCGTGCTGGAGAGCCAGGTGAGGAGCATGAAGGAGGGCTTTGACCAGAAGGAGAAGTCCCTGCAGGAGGAGAGAGACCGAGCTTCGCACGCGCACAG GGCGGCCGTGGAGAAGCTGCACTCGGCCGACGACGCCTTCCGCAGGCAGCTGGAGTCCCTGCAGGCCTCGCATCGAGCCCAGCTGCTGCGGGTGGCCAGCGACAAGCAGAAGCAGACGGAGGCGGCCAGTCGCAAG GTGGcccaggtggaggaggagatgcgGCAGCTTCTCGAGGAGACCGAGTTCAACAAGAGGACGATGGAGGACAAAATGAGGCGTCTCGCCAGCATGCTGAAGGACTTCTGA